In Nocardioides sp. WS12, the DNA window GCGCGCCCACCATGTTGAGGCCCGGGGCGATCAACTGGCTGCTCATCATGCCGATCGGGCCGCCGGTGCGGACGTCGACACTGGGCTGGGGACCGTTGCGCAGCAGCATCACCAGGATGCGTGCCTCGTCGGGTGCGAGCTCGTCGAGGATCCGGTCGAACGCCGGGTGACGGTCGTTCTGACCCCATACGTCGCGGGACTTCTCCAGCAGTTCGTTGCCACGATCGCGCAGCGACAGCGGTCGGCTCGCGACCACCTGTCCGTCGACGACCGGGGCAGACGAGCTGTTCTCGCGAGAACGCTCGACACTGCTGCTGATGCCGTTTCCGTTGCCGCCGAGCGACTCGCCGACGCGCAGGAAGGCAGTCCCCATGGGGGTTCCGTCCGCAAGGGTGCGGGCCAGGTCGCCCACGGCACCGACGACGGATCCGACTTCGCGAATCAGGGAGGCAGCCTCCTCACGGTTCGTCACGGCCTTGCCGACGCGCATCCAGTTGCGGGCCGTCGTACGCATGCCCCAACCGGCGGTGTGCAGGGCGGCCGAACCGGCCACCCGCGCCAGACCGGGAAGGGATTCGACCGCGGACGGACTGGTCAGCGCAGGCAGGCGCGGCAGGTCTTCCCCACCGACACCCAGGTTCTCCGACGAACTTGATTCTCTGGCCACGGTCACATCCTCCATCAAAACCGCCTTGGGCGTTCCGCCCCGCACCCTGCTGGTCACACCCACGAGACACGACTCACGGCGGGAAGCCGGGGATCATGCCCCAGTTGAAGATCGCCAGGTGGAGGAACCCGCCCGCGGCGCCCATCACGGCACCGTGGAGGTAGAGCATCCACTCGTCCTCCTTGATGGCCGAGCGCATCATCTCGACGAAGTCGGTCGGCGGGAGTTCCTTGGTACGACGTGCGATCAGCACCCGGATCTTCTCCGACTGCTTGCGACTGAACTCCGCGTCACGGAACGGCGTGATCGTGCGACCGACGGCCTCCTGCGCGAAGGAGTCCTTGATCCGGTCGTACCGCTTGCCGCCCATGGCCACGTTGACCGCGCCACGAAGCGGGCCTGCGGCCTTGTCGATGGCCGGCCGCATCGCGGTGGCGATCATCTGACGCGTGCGGTCGCCGCGGGGACCGTCCATCAGGAAGTCACCGATGCGTTCGAGCGTGACGACGTCCTCCGCGATGATCCGGGCGTAGACCTCGGCACACTCGTCCTGGCGACGCAGGAACAGGCCCTGCACCTTGATGCCGAGGATCCGCTTGGGCTCCGGCGGATCGAAGATCAGCCACATGCCGAGCAGGTTGGTCGTCCATCCGACGAAGACGCCGAGCAGCGGCAGCAGCCACCAGATGTGCCAGGTCTGGTCGACGATCGCGACCGGGATACCGAGCAGGAAGCCGAAGATGAACCCGAAGGCCACCATCAG includes these proteins:
- a CDS encoding Abi-alpha family protein, which codes for MARESSSSENLGVGGEDLPRLPALTSPSAVESLPGLARVAGSAALHTAGWGMRTTARNWMRVGKAVTNREEAASLIREVGSVVGAVGDLARTLADGTPMGTAFLRVGESLGGNGNGISSSVERSRENSSSAPVVDGQVVASRPLSLRDRGNELLEKSRDVWGQNDRHPAFDRILDELAPDEARILVMLLRNGPQPSVDVRTGGPIGMMSSQLIAPGLNMVGARAGLRYGEQVPSYLNNLFRLGLIWFSREAVHDHLEYQVLEAQPDVLAAMHSVKFAKVVRRSVHLTPFGEEFCKLALVDEQTATSVALPVHEAPPEIDGD